From the Opitutus sp. ER46 genome, one window contains:
- a CDS encoding AraC family transcriptional regulator gives MSNVRPTTQHDYHERLNRVLLYIEQHRAEKLTLERLATVACLSPFHFHRIFRAMVGESTGRYVQRIRLETAAVNLQTTSRTVLEIALDAGYESTAAFSRAFQERFGMAPSACRHAHRLELSVRKARQRRSMPTNIKPEIRQRPDTRVAFVRHTGRYADVGQAWEKVCGFIGSRGLFRSDTCIIGIGLDDPKITPEENIRYDACVTVGPDFKPHGEVGAQTIPGGRYAVFLHAGPYEKLIETYDRIFCDWLPGSGEELKDQPAFELYLNSPDRVPPDALRTEIWVPLKGK, from the coding sequence ATGTCAAACGTCCGTCCGACCACGCAGCACGACTATCATGAGCGGCTGAATCGAGTGTTGCTCTACATCGAGCAGCACCGGGCCGAGAAGCTCACGCTCGAGCGGCTTGCGACGGTCGCGTGCCTGTCGCCGTTCCATTTCCACCGCATCTTTCGCGCCATGGTCGGGGAGTCGACGGGCCGCTATGTGCAGCGCATCCGGCTGGAGACCGCCGCGGTGAACCTACAGACGACGAGCCGCACCGTCCTCGAGATCGCACTGGACGCCGGTTACGAGAGTACCGCGGCCTTCAGCCGCGCGTTTCAGGAACGTTTTGGCATGGCGCCATCGGCGTGTCGTCACGCGCACCGGCTCGAGCTGAGCGTGCGCAAGGCACGCCAGCGCCGTTCTATGCCAACCAACATCAAACCTGAGATTCGTCAGCGCCCCGACACCCGGGTCGCTTTTGTCCGCCACACCGGCCGCTATGCCGACGTGGGCCAAGCCTGGGAGAAAGTCTGCGGGTTCATCGGTTCCCGCGGGCTGTTCCGCTCCGACACCTGCATCATTGGGATTGGGCTCGACGACCCAAAGATCACGCCGGAGGAGAACATCCGCTACGACGCCTGCGTGACGGTCGGCCCCGACTTCAAGCCGCACGGCGAGGTCGGCGCACAGACCATTCCCGGCGGCCGCTACGCGGTCTTCCTGCACGCCGGCCCGTACGAGAAGCTGATCGAGACCTACGATCGCATCTTCTGCGACTGGCTGCCCGGCAGCGGCGAGGAGCTCAAGGACCAGCCCGCGTTCGAGCTGTACCTCAACTCCCCTGACCGCGTGCCACCGGATGCGCTCCGGACCGAGATCTGGGTGCCGCTGAAAGGGAAATGA
- the ccsA gene encoding cytochrome c biogenesis protein CcsA: MSHLLRDFRDFFVSLRLTVVLLILGMLLVFAATIDQVNLGIWAVQEKYFRSLFVLWKVGDVPVPVFPGGYVIGGMLLINLIAAHIYRFTFSWRKTGLLLAHFGLILLLVGELLTGLWQQEYHMRINEGETKSYAESFQRVELAITDVTAPDVDDVVTVPERLLQRHATVQHPKLPFRVITRAYYPNSALTMRGPAPAAPNAPTTLATAGLGLRVDAIPQPITYKQDERNTPSGFVELVGPQGSVGTWLVSTQAPAPQRFEFGGRQWKLTLRFARSYQPFSLTLLKFSHDVYPGTEIPKNFSSRVRLQTPDKHDDREVLIYMNNPLRYGGLTFYQSGYEGDKTTILQVVRNPSWLMPYIACTLIAVGLLAQFGLHLFGFIARRRQRGVKGAAAGSEAATGSATPAVPPLTLAEKLFSLAALVLAIGVFVVALIPRAHPAAFHLDDFGRLPVLANGRIKPLDTVARSSLLQLQNRQEVRSAHVREPLVSNPTEWLLDVAFRPEKADTYPTFVIDNPELLTLIGKNDDNLRIEYQDTARKVLAAVGFIPARYRRFSFNEIRPYLAAIEEQTRLADQVESALRNPFQRGVLQLYNSLLQYQHLRHMFVMPGAENFLGDLLRLQEKIAPGVAAVRAKQAGQPHDEELVKQMVEYGRTFDILASASTLLVIPPKDGETDPTKWQTTGNGLLDTFATGRVNPSALAYAGLGRAWRENDAASFNELLRVFRGDLDKRFATELHKSDVEADFNHVEPFYKAMMVYLCAFFLALASWLFWPQGFGRAAFWLVAVAWLATTIGIATRMWLEGRPPVTNLYSSALFVGWGAVALCLMLEYTFRNAIGSAAGAVIGFATLIIAHMLSFSGDTLEMMRAVLDSNFWLATHVVVVTLGYSATFLAGFLAIIYILRGVLTKSLDRATADALARMVYGIVCFATLFSFAGTVLGGIWADQSWGRFWGWDPKENGALIIVIWNAIILHARWGGLIRQRGLMNLAIFGNVVTGWSWFGTNMLGVGLHSYGFTDAAFWILITFVASQLALIALAAIPLEKWRSFRKAPGAREAALASAEA; encoded by the coding sequence ATGAGCCATCTCCTGCGCGATTTCCGGGACTTCTTTGTTTCGCTCCGCCTGACCGTCGTCCTGCTCATCCTGGGCATGCTGCTGGTTTTCGCGGCGACGATCGACCAGGTGAACCTCGGCATCTGGGCGGTGCAGGAGAAGTATTTCCGCTCGCTCTTCGTCCTCTGGAAAGTCGGCGACGTGCCTGTGCCCGTTTTCCCCGGCGGCTACGTCATCGGCGGGATGCTGCTCATCAACCTGATCGCCGCCCACATCTACCGCTTCACCTTCTCCTGGCGGAAGACGGGACTGCTGCTCGCGCACTTCGGCCTGATCCTGCTCCTCGTCGGCGAGCTCCTCACCGGTCTCTGGCAACAGGAGTACCACATGCGGATCAACGAGGGGGAAACCAAGAGCTACGCCGAAAGCTTCCAACGCGTCGAACTGGCCATCACCGACGTGACTGCGCCCGACGTGGACGACGTGGTCACCGTGCCCGAGCGCCTGCTCCAGCGCCACGCGACGGTGCAGCACCCGAAGCTCCCGTTCCGCGTCATCACGCGCGCCTACTACCCGAACTCCGCGCTGACGATGCGCGGCCCGGCGCCGGCGGCGCCCAACGCGCCGACGACCCTCGCCACCGCCGGGCTCGGGCTCCGCGTCGACGCGATCCCGCAGCCGATCACGTACAAGCAGGACGAGCGCAACACGCCCTCCGGCTTCGTCGAGCTCGTCGGCCCGCAGGGCTCGGTCGGCACGTGGCTCGTCTCGACCCAGGCGCCCGCGCCCCAGCGCTTCGAATTCGGCGGCCGGCAGTGGAAGCTCACGCTGCGCTTCGCCCGCTCGTACCAGCCCTTCTCGCTCACGCTGCTGAAGTTCAGCCACGACGTGTACCCGGGCACTGAGATTCCCAAGAACTTCTCCAGCCGCGTGCGCCTGCAGACGCCGGACAAGCACGACGACCGCGAGGTGCTCATCTACATGAACAACCCGCTGCGGTACGGCGGGCTGACGTTCTACCAGTCCGGCTACGAGGGAGACAAAACGACGATCCTGCAGGTCGTGCGCAACCCCAGCTGGCTGATGCCGTACATCGCCTGCACGCTGATCGCCGTCGGCCTGCTCGCTCAATTTGGGCTGCACCTTTTCGGGTTCATCGCCCGGCGCCGGCAGCGCGGCGTCAAGGGTGCCGCCGCCGGGAGCGAAGCCGCCACCGGCTCGGCGACGCCCGCGGTGCCGCCGCTCACGCTGGCCGAGAAGCTCTTCTCGCTCGCGGCGCTGGTCCTGGCCATCGGCGTGTTCGTTGTCGCACTGATCCCGCGCGCCCATCCCGCCGCGTTTCACCTCGATGATTTCGGCCGGCTGCCGGTCCTGGCCAACGGCCGGATCAAGCCGCTCGACACCGTGGCGCGCAGTTCGCTGCTCCAGTTGCAGAACCGCCAGGAAGTCCGCTCCGCGCACGTGCGCGAGCCGCTTGTCAGCAATCCGACGGAATGGCTGCTCGACGTGGCGTTCCGGCCGGAGAAGGCCGACACCTACCCGACGTTCGTCATCGACAACCCCGAGCTGCTCACGCTCATCGGCAAGAACGACGACAACCTGCGCATCGAATACCAGGATACCGCGCGCAAGGTCCTCGCGGCCGTCGGCTTCATCCCCGCGCGCTACCGGCGTTTCTCGTTCAACGAGATCCGCCCGTATCTCGCCGCCATCGAGGAGCAGACGCGCTTGGCCGACCAGGTGGAATCGGCGCTGCGCAACCCCTTCCAGCGCGGCGTGCTCCAGCTCTACAACAGCCTGCTGCAGTACCAGCACCTCCGGCACATGTTCGTCATGCCCGGGGCCGAGAACTTCCTCGGCGACCTGCTGCGGCTCCAGGAGAAGATCGCGCCCGGCGTCGCCGCCGTCCGCGCCAAGCAGGCCGGCCAGCCGCACGACGAGGAGCTCGTGAAGCAGATGGTCGAGTACGGCCGCACGTTCGACATCCTGGCCTCCGCCTCGACGCTCCTCGTGATTCCGCCGAAGGACGGCGAGACCGACCCGACGAAGTGGCAAACGACCGGCAACGGACTGCTCGACACCTTCGCCACCGGCCGGGTGAATCCGAGCGCACTCGCCTACGCGGGCCTCGGCCGCGCGTGGCGAGAGAACGACGCCGCGAGCTTCAACGAGCTCCTGCGCGTCTTCCGCGGTGACCTCGACAAGCGCTTCGCGACCGAGCTGCACAAGTCGGACGTCGAGGCGGACTTCAACCACGTGGAGCCGTTCTACAAGGCGATGATGGTTTACCTGTGCGCCTTCTTCCTCGCCCTCGCCTCCTGGTTGTTCTGGCCGCAGGGCTTCGGCCGCGCCGCCTTCTGGCTCGTCGCCGTCGCCTGGCTCGCGACCACCATCGGCATTGCCACCCGCATGTGGCTGGAGGGACGACCGCCGGTCACGAACCTGTACTCGTCGGCGCTCTTCGTCGGCTGGGGCGCGGTGGCGCTATGCCTGATGCTCGAGTACACGTTCCGCAACGCGATCGGCAGCGCGGCGGGTGCCGTCATCGGCTTCGCCACGCTGATCATCGCGCACATGCTCTCGTTCAGCGGCGACACGCTTGAGATGATGCGCGCGGTGCTCGATTCGAACTTCTGGCTGGCGACACACGTCGTCGTGGTGACGCTCGGTTATTCCGCCACGTTCCTCGCGGGCTTCCTCGCGATCATCTACATCCTGCGCGGCGTGCTCACGAAGTCGCTCGATCGCGCGACCGCCGACGCGCTCGCGCGCATGGTCTATGGCATCGTCTGCTTCGCTACGCTCTTCAGCTTCGCGGGCACGGTCCTCGGCGGCATTTGGGCCGATCAATCCTGGGGTCGCTTCTGGGGCTGGGATCCAAAGGAGAACGGCGCGCTGATCATCGTGATCTGGAACGCGATCATCCTCCACGCGCGCTGGGGCGGACTCATCCGCCAACGCGGCCTCATGAACCTCGCGATCTTCGGCAACGTGGTCACGGGCTGGAGCTGGTTCGGCACGAACATGCTGGGCGTGGGCCTCCACAGCTACGGTTTCACGGACGCCGCCTTCTGGATCCTGATCACCTTCGTCGCGAGCCAGCTCGCGCTGATCGCGCTCGCCGCGATCCCGCTCGAGAAGTGGCGCAGCTTCCGCAAGGCGCCGGGGGCGCGCGAGGCGGCACTCGCATCCGCCGAGGCCTGA
- a CDS encoding MFS transporter — protein sequence MRPARASLLLLPVVYLGFISLGLPDGTFGVAWPTLHESLRLPIGLAGPLMLVGTFFSAISSFSSGRIIARFKTGPVVLVSCILTGSALLIISRAQHLGWLVLATLPLGFGAGAVDAGLNGYVARHYSGRHMNWLHACWGIGATTGPLLMSAAIATGGGWRGGYATIGSIQLCLAVVFVLTLPLWGAVPSHAPQQSGGGAGGPEPTRGADSLEGWASAGIFAIYVAAEMNTGLWASSVMVNSRGVAPATAGFCVSAYYGSITAGRVLSGFVIERVGNRRLVAGGALLAIVGAVGFSMPLPAVLTGLSLVLLGLGFAPIYPGLMHEVPRRFAPEAVQTVIGRQSGGAYVGGAAVPALAGWIAQYSLESLTWGVLGGAVLLLAAIRWLDHRT from the coding sequence ATGCGGCCAGCGCGCGCTTCGCTTCTCCTCCTGCCTGTCGTCTACCTGGGCTTTATCAGCCTCGGGCTGCCTGACGGCACGTTTGGGGTGGCGTGGCCGACATTGCACGAGTCGCTGCGGCTCCCCATCGGCCTGGCCGGGCCGTTGATGCTGGTCGGGACGTTCTTCTCCGCGATATCGAGCTTCTCGAGCGGCCGGATCATTGCGCGGTTCAAGACCGGCCCGGTCGTGCTCGTCAGCTGCATCCTCACCGGCAGTGCGCTCCTCATCATTTCGCGGGCCCAGCACCTCGGATGGCTGGTGCTCGCGACGCTCCCGCTGGGTTTCGGCGCCGGGGCGGTGGATGCCGGCCTGAACGGGTATGTGGCCCGGCACTACAGCGGCCGGCACATGAACTGGCTGCACGCGTGCTGGGGCATCGGCGCGACCACCGGGCCGCTCCTGATGTCGGCCGCGATCGCGACCGGCGGCGGATGGCGCGGCGGGTACGCCACGATCGGCTCGATCCAGCTCTGCCTTGCCGTCGTGTTCGTGCTCACACTGCCGCTCTGGGGCGCGGTGCCGTCGCATGCGCCGCAGCAATCCGGCGGTGGCGCCGGCGGCCCCGAACCTACCCGGGGCGCAGACAGCCTGGAGGGCTGGGCCTCGGCCGGGATCTTCGCGATCTATGTCGCGGCCGAGATGAACACCGGGCTGTGGGCGAGTTCGGTCATGGTGAACAGCCGCGGCGTCGCCCCCGCGACCGCCGGCTTCTGCGTCTCCGCCTACTACGGTTCGATCACGGCGGGCCGGGTCCTCTCCGGCTTCGTCATCGAGCGCGTGGGCAACCGCCGGCTCGTGGCCGGCGGGGCGTTGCTGGCCATCGTGGGCGCCGTCGGTTTCTCCATGCCACTGCCAGCGGTGCTCACGGGCCTCTCGCTCGTGCTGCTCGGCCTCGGTTTCGCTCCCATTTATCCCGGCCTGATGCACGAAGTTCCGCGGCGCTTCGCGCCGGAGGCGGTGCAGACGGTGATCGGCCGGCAGTCCGGCGGCGCCTACGTCGGCGGAGCCGCCGTGCCCGCGCTGGCCGGCTGGATCGCCCAGTACTCGCTCGAGAGCCTCACCTGGGGCGTCCTCGGCGGCGCCGTTCTCCTGCTCGCCGCCATCCGCTGGCTCGACCACCGGACCTGA
- a CDS encoding alpha-galactosidase, whose translation MQRLSLGALIMRYLTPLLLAAAALASSLSAAPVEREFLLQTRHTTMAFQQSGKTWLLVHYGARVDQSADAKALAWHSFTGGNTFGYRKPATYSVFGSDNDRANTMNKYGGLAVIHADGVTSTELQAVAARTVDEPAGITHLVLELKDPAYPFFVTQHFRAVEASDVIETWVEIRHDEPAPVKLVRMDSAAFVFPALAREFSVLSLTGQWASEGQVAEAALAQGQTIVLNSRSGVRSAFGNNASFMVSVGPRASETSGEVIAGALAWSGAWEISFYRDQLNALSINAGPDTGNGAYTLDAGHPLVTPKLALTYSAAGKGQVSRNFHRWARDVQLRDGRTLRPVLLNSWEGAYFKFNEQTLTDMMDGVRQLGGEMFVVDDGWFARGKYARDDDKRGLGDWVLNEAKLPKGLAYLANEAKARGLQFGIWVEPEMANTTSELVEQHPDWVLREKTRALRQGRGGTQVVLDLTNPAVRDNLFQQMDAMITSIPGLAYIKWDANADFMNVGSTYLAADRQPNVWFDYTVGLYDLLGRLHAKYPKINLQACSSGGGRMDYGFLRYADEFWTSDDTDARQRIFLQWGAGHFYPACAMAAHVTAVPNHQTHRTTPLKYRFDVAMSGRLGFELHPKNMTPEEIAFAQKAVVDYKRIRPVVQLGDLYRLVSPWENSYASLMYVSEDQKRAVVFVYGLNRLIQSDYPAPLPLQGLAADKHYRVTEINRENNDAKSEHSRVNGKQVSGAALLAMGLPVKLGAEYDSAVFELVAE comes from the coding sequence ATGCAGCGGCTTTCGCTCGGGGCGCTCATCATGCGCTACCTCACCCCGTTACTCCTGGCGGCTGCCGCCCTCGCGAGCTCGTTGTCCGCCGCGCCCGTGGAACGCGAGTTTCTGCTTCAAACGCGCCACACGACCATGGCCTTCCAGCAGAGCGGCAAGACCTGGCTGCTCGTGCACTACGGTGCGCGCGTCGACCAATCCGCCGATGCCAAGGCCCTCGCCTGGCACTCCTTCACCGGCGGCAACACCTTCGGCTACCGGAAACCCGCCACGTACTCGGTGTTCGGCAGCGACAACGACCGCGCCAACACGATGAACAAGTATGGCGGTCTCGCCGTGATTCACGCTGACGGGGTCACTTCCACCGAGCTCCAGGCGGTCGCCGCCCGCACCGTCGACGAACCCGCCGGCATCACGCACCTCGTCCTCGAACTCAAGGACCCGGCCTACCCGTTCTTCGTCACCCAGCACTTCCGTGCCGTCGAGGCCAGCGACGTGATCGAGACCTGGGTCGAGATCCGGCACGACGAGCCCGCTCCGGTGAAGCTCGTGCGGATGGACTCCGCCGCCTTCGTCTTCCCCGCGCTCGCCCGCGAGTTCTCGGTGCTCTCGCTGACCGGCCAATGGGCTTCCGAAGGCCAGGTCGCCGAGGCGGCGCTCGCGCAGGGGCAGACGATCGTCCTCAACTCCCGCTCCGGCGTCCGGTCCGCCTTCGGCAACAACGCCTCGTTCATGGTCTCGGTCGGCCCGCGTGCCTCGGAGACCAGCGGCGAGGTCATCGCCGGCGCCCTCGCCTGGAGCGGCGCCTGGGAAATTTCGTTCTACCGCGACCAGCTCAATGCCCTCTCGATCAACGCCGGACCCGACACCGGCAACGGCGCCTACACGCTCGATGCCGGCCACCCGCTCGTCACGCCCAAGCTCGCCCTCACCTACTCAGCGGCGGGGAAAGGCCAGGTCTCGCGGAATTTTCACCGCTGGGCGCGCGACGTGCAGCTGCGCGATGGCCGCACCCTCCGCCCCGTCCTCCTGAACAGCTGGGAAGGCGCCTACTTCAAATTCAACGAGCAGACGCTCACCGACATGATGGACGGCGTGCGCCAGCTCGGCGGCGAGATGTTCGTCGTCGACGACGGCTGGTTCGCGCGCGGCAAATACGCCCGCGATGACGACAAGCGCGGCCTCGGCGACTGGGTGCTCAACGAGGCCAAGCTGCCCAAGGGCCTCGCCTACCTCGCCAACGAGGCCAAGGCCCGCGGCCTCCAGTTCGGCATCTGGGTCGAGCCCGAGATGGCCAACACCACGAGCGAGCTCGTCGAGCAGCACCCTGACTGGGTGCTCCGCGAGAAAACCCGCGCGCTCCGCCAGGGCCGCGGCGGCACGCAGGTCGTGCTCGACCTCACCAACCCCGCCGTGCGCGACAACCTGTTTCAGCAGATGGACGCGATGATCACCAGCATCCCGGGCCTCGCGTACATCAAGTGGGACGCCAATGCCGACTTCATGAACGTCGGCTCAACGTACCTTGCCGCCGACCGCCAGCCCAACGTGTGGTTCGACTACACCGTGGGGCTCTACGACCTGCTCGGCCGGCTCCACGCCAAGTATCCGAAAATCAATCTCCAGGCCTGCTCCTCCGGCGGCGGGCGCATGGACTACGGCTTCCTCCGCTACGCGGACGAATTCTGGACCTCGGACGACACCGACGCCCGCCAGCGCATCTTTCTGCAGTGGGGCGCGGGCCATTTCTACCCGGCCTGCGCGATGGCGGCGCACGTCACCGCGGTGCCGAACCACCAGACGCACCGCACCACGCCGCTCAAGTACCGCTTCGATGTCGCGATGTCGGGCCGGCTCGGCTTCGAGCTCCACCCGAAGAACATGACGCCCGAGGAGATCGCGTTCGCCCAGAAGGCGGTCGTCGACTACAAGCGCATCCGCCCAGTGGTCCAGCTCGGCGACCTCTACCGTCTGGTTTCGCCCTGGGAGAACAGCTACGCGTCGCTCATGTACGTGAGCGAGGACCAGAAGCGCGCGGTCGTCTTCGTGTACGGACTCAACCGGCTGATCCAGTCCGACTACCCCGCCCCGCTTCCGCTGCAGGGCCTCGCGGCCGACAAGCACTACCGCGTCACCGAGATCAACCGGGAGAACAACGACGCGAAGTCCGAACACTCGCGCGTCAACGGCAAGCAGGTGAGCGGCGCCGCGCTGCTCGCGATGGGCCTGCCGGTGAAGCTCGGCGCCGAGTACGACTCCGCCGTGTTCGAACTGGTCGCGGAGTAA
- a CDS encoding biotin-dependent carboxyltransferase family protein, translating to MHTTVQDLGRPGYRAEGVPLGGAMDRYALRVANLLVGNDEDTPALEFTLLGPELEFSHEALVAVTGGDFGGLPLGRPVLVAAGQRVSFHSAASGCRGYLAIAGGFTVPRVLGSASTYVRGGFGGLEGRVLATGDVLQAPEVKRRVAGHWRVDPRLVPDYHEAPVVRVVRGAEGDDYGPAFYDEPYQVLAHSDRMGFRLKGPALSRRTDAEIRSRPVAPGTVQVPPDGQPIVLMADAQTLGGYPQVAHVITVDLPLVAQRRPGDTLTFRAVALEDARELALAREQALAMLRHGLALKLG from the coding sequence ATGCACACGACTGTCCAGGACCTCGGCCGGCCGGGGTACCGGGCCGAGGGTGTGCCGCTGGGCGGCGCGATGGACCGCTATGCGCTGCGCGTGGCGAATCTCCTCGTGGGCAACGACGAGGACACGCCGGCGCTCGAGTTCACCCTGCTGGGGCCGGAACTGGAGTTCTCGCACGAGGCGCTCGTCGCGGTGACCGGGGGCGATTTCGGCGGGCTGCCGCTGGGCCGGCCGGTGCTGGTGGCGGCGGGCCAGCGCGTGAGCTTTCATTCCGCGGCGTCCGGATGCCGCGGCTACCTGGCCATCGCGGGCGGCTTCACCGTGCCGCGCGTGCTCGGCAGCGCGAGCACGTATGTGCGCGGTGGCTTCGGCGGGCTCGAGGGGCGGGTGCTGGCGACCGGGGACGTGCTCCAGGCGCCGGAGGTGAAGCGCCGCGTCGCCGGCCACTGGCGGGTCGATCCGCGGCTGGTGCCGGATTACCACGAGGCGCCCGTCGTGCGCGTCGTGCGCGGCGCGGAGGGCGACGACTACGGGCCCGCGTTTTACGACGAGCCGTATCAGGTTCTCGCGCACTCGGATCGCATGGGCTTTCGCCTGAAGGGGCCGGCGCTCAGCCGGCGGACAGACGCGGAGATCCGGTCGCGTCCCGTGGCGCCGGGAACGGTGCAGGTGCCGCCGGACGGCCAGCCGATCGTGCTGATGGCGGACGCGCAGACGCTCGGCGGATATCCGCAGGTGGCGCACGTGATCACGGTCGACCTCCCGCTCGTCGCGCAGCGACGGCCGGGGGACACGCTGACGTTCCGCGCGGTGGCGCTGGAGGATGCGCGGGAACTCGCCCTTGCGCGGGAGCAGGCGCTCGCCATGTTGCGGCACGGCCTCGCCCTCAAACTCGGCTGA
- a CDS encoding NAD-dependent deacylase, with protein sequence MKTRLVVLTGAGMSVESGIPTFRGSDGLWEDHRIEDVATPAGWDRSPETVLRFYNERRRRLLASEPNEGHRVLAALEQRFDVRIITQNVDNLHERAGSSFVLHLHGELMKARSTCDPDLVYDLPGPELNLGDLCEKGSQLRPHIVWFGEAVPLIEDAMEEVKAAEILVVVGTSLQVAPASWLVDLAPREARCYLIDPAPPEVGDRFTVIAAGASEGLARLRIALSLC encoded by the coding sequence ATGAAGACCCGACTTGTTGTCCTCACGGGTGCCGGCATGAGCGTGGAAAGCGGGATTCCAACGTTTCGTGGCAGCGATGGGCTGTGGGAGGATCACCGCATCGAGGATGTCGCGACTCCCGCGGGTTGGGATCGATCGCCCGAAACCGTGCTGCGTTTCTACAACGAACGCCGTCGTCGCCTCCTCGCGAGCGAACCGAATGAAGGCCACCGCGTCCTCGCCGCGCTCGAGCAGCGTTTCGACGTGCGCATCATCACGCAGAATGTGGACAACCTTCACGAGCGCGCCGGCAGTTCCTTCGTGCTGCATTTGCACGGCGAATTGATGAAGGCCCGCAGCACCTGCGACCCCGATCTCGTGTACGATCTCCCGGGCCCCGAGCTGAACCTCGGTGATCTTTGCGAGAAGGGCTCCCAGCTTCGTCCGCACATCGTGTGGTTCGGCGAAGCGGTGCCGCTGATCGAGGACGCGATGGAAGAAGTGAAGGCGGCCGAGATCTTGGTCGTCGTCGGCACGTCGCTGCAGGTCGCGCCGGCCTCGTGGCTCGTCGATCTCGCGCCGCGCGAGGCGCGCTGCTACCTCATCGACCCCGCCCCGCCTGAAGTCGGTGACCGTTTCACCGTCATCGCCGCCGGCGCGAGCGAAGGTCTCGCCCGTTTGCGCATCGCCCTCTCGCTCTGTTAA
- a CDS encoding tetratricopeptide repeat protein produces the protein MTPSLRQLRWTARCAAAGAALIMAAAVAPAVRGEEAAAPTAAPAIELWTPPEDPRDLLRVDDEMRQFFSARVAKHSSSVGTLRDIIDAILLPSGLNFAYDAEATYDARETFRRRRGNCVGFSFLFMAVARDFGLPAAFQTVDMPARWDRYGKYVVAVTHINVRVPIFDTLYVVDLRRDVLRSIDTRDLVEISDERAQSEFYSNVGFFRILHGRADEAMRFLVRATEIDPTSAGPWSNRAILLANEGRPAEAKACFERSLRLQPRGLVALDGYIAVLRELGTPEDLKKAAKLERRAAVVREDNPYFQEYLAGEAARRRDWATAEKRLRRALSLKNDEPAFYEQLCVVLDQLGRAEDAARMKVRLEKLRARLARESPFIVKD, from the coding sequence ATGACTCCTTCCCTCCGCCAACTTCGATGGACCGCCCGCTGTGCCGCCGCCGGCGCAGCGTTGATCATGGCGGCTGCGGTCGCACCCGCCGTTCGGGGCGAAGAGGCGGCCGCCCCGACGGCCGCGCCTGCCATCGAGCTGTGGACGCCTCCGGAGGACCCGCGCGACCTGCTGCGCGTCGACGATGAGATGCGGCAGTTTTTTTCCGCCCGAGTGGCGAAGCACTCCTCGTCGGTCGGCACGCTGCGCGATATCATCGACGCCATCCTGCTGCCGAGTGGGCTGAACTTCGCCTACGATGCCGAGGCAACGTACGACGCCCGCGAGACCTTCCGCCGCCGCCGCGGCAACTGCGTGGGCTTCTCCTTCCTGTTCATGGCGGTGGCACGCGACTTCGGCCTGCCCGCCGCGTTCCAGACGGTCGACATGCCTGCGCGCTGGGACCGGTATGGGAAATACGTCGTGGCGGTCACGCACATCAACGTGCGCGTCCCGATCTTCGACACGCTCTATGTCGTCGACCTCCGCCGCGACGTGCTCCGCAGCATCGACACGCGGGACTTGGTCGAGATCAGCGACGAGCGTGCGCAGTCGGAATTCTACAGCAACGTCGGCTTTTTCCGCATCCTGCATGGACGCGCCGACGAGGCCATGCGCTTCCTCGTGCGGGCGACCGAGATCGACCCCACCAGCGCGGGTCCGTGGTCGAATCGCGCCATCCTCCTGGCCAACGAGGGCCGCCCCGCGGAGGCCAAGGCGTGCTTCGAACGCTCGCTGCGGCTGCAACCCCGAGGGCTCGTGGCGCTCGATGGCTACATCGCCGTCCTGCGCGAACTCGGCACGCCCGAGGACCTGAAGAAGGCGGCGAAGCTGGAGCGGCGCGCGGCGGTCGTCCGTGAGGACAATCCGTATTTTCAGGAGTACCTGGCAGGGGAGGCGGCACGGCGTCGTGACTGGGCCACGGCGGAGAAGCGCTTGCGGCGCGCCCTCAGCCTCAAGAACGACGAACCTGCCTTCTACGAGCAGCTGTGCGTGGTGCTCGATCAACTTGGCCGCGCCGAAGACGCCGCCCGCATGAAGGTGCGCTTGGAGAAACTCCGCGCCCGCCTGGCCCGCGAGTCGCCGTTCATTGTAAAAGACTGA
- the pxpB gene encoding 5-oxoprolinase subunit PxpB, which produces MTLSPLGDSALVLSLGTTVDDATLARVRAVTNALQVPPLPGVVDVVPAFATVTVFFDVAKIGAYDGFVQQVNARAERAAETILRASGGGRTVEIAVCYGGEYGPDLSEVAHGAGVRPEQVIAWHTEASYRVNAIGFVPGFAYLGGLPVKLHLPRRRTPRPKVPAGAVGIGGDQTGVYPLATPGGWNLIGRTPQRLFDPTRAHPALLHAGDRVRFRAITPEEFVAWK; this is translated from the coding sequence ATGACGTTGTCCCCGCTCGGCGACTCCGCCCTGGTGCTCTCCCTGGGGACCACGGTGGACGATGCGACGCTGGCGCGGGTGCGGGCGGTGACCAACGCGCTGCAGGTGCCGCCCCTGCCGGGCGTGGTCGACGTGGTGCCGGCGTTTGCGACGGTCACGGTGTTTTTCGACGTCGCCAAGATCGGCGCGTACGACGGCTTCGTGCAGCAGGTGAACGCGCGGGCCGAGCGCGCGGCGGAAACGATCCTGCGGGCGTCGGGCGGGGGCCGCACCGTCGAGATCGCGGTGTGTTACGGCGGCGAATACGGCCCCGACCTCTCCGAGGTGGCGCACGGTGCGGGGGTGCGGCCCGAGCAGGTGATCGCGTGGCACACCGAGGCATCGTACCGGGTGAACGCGATCGGGTTCGTGCCGGGCTTTGCCTATCTTGGCGGACTGCCAGTGAAGCTGCACCTGCCGCGCCGCCGGACGCCGCGGCCCAAGGTGCCGGCGGGGGCGGTGGGCATCGGTGGGGACCAGACCGGCGTGTACCCGTTGGCGACGCCGGGCGGGTGGAATCTGATCGGGCGGACGCCTCAGCGGCTGTTTGACCCGACGCGCGCGCATCCGGCGCTGCTGCATGCGGGCGACCGCGTGCGATTTCGGGCCATCACCCCGGAGGAGTTTGTCGCATGGAAGTGA